The genomic segment GAAAATAAAAATCTAACGAAACACTTCAAAATTATTAAACAAATTGGTAGAGGTGGGTTTGGCACTGTATTTTCTGCCGTTCATCGTGCAAGCGGTAAAAAATTTGCAGTCAAAGTTTTAACAATTAATGGTCCACGTCAGCAAATTGTTTACAAGCGCTTTGAAAACGAAATCAAGGTTATTAAAAGAATAAAAAGTAAAAATGTCGTTAGATTATTTGGGCACTATATCACCCCTAAAGAAAGCTACATGGCAATGGAGTTAGTTGAGGGAACTGACTTAAAAACGCAAATTAGTAAAAAACGCAAAATTCCATTAGAAGAAGCTATTGAATATGCCAAAGAAATTTGCAATGGTCTTATTGATATTCATAAAGAAAACGTTGTGCATCGCGATCTAAAACCAAGTAATATTCTAATCACTTATGATGGCACAATTAAACTCATTGATTTTGGTATCTCGTTAGGTGATGATTCTCTAAGATTAACCGATGAAAGAAAACTAATTGGTTCAGTACAATATGTATCACCAGAATTAGTGCTCAAGCAAGCCGAACCTTCACCTCAAAGTGATATCTACGCCTTAGGAATAGTACTTTATGAAATGCTAACTGGCAAGGCACCTTTTACTGGCTCTGATCATCAAACCATTGCTCTTAGCCACACTAAAAGAGAGATTCCGAGACTAGAACAAGTTAATGTTTTAGTTCCGCAAGCGGTTGAAAATATCATAATAAAATGTACCGCTAAAAATCCTGATGATCGTTATGTTAGTTGCGTTGAACTTTATGAAGATTTGAGCACTTGCTTATCGCAAAAACGCGCAAACGAGCCACGTCTAATCATTGGTAAATCTTCTAAAAAAGAAGCATTTATCAAAAAAGTGAATAGTAAAGCTATGACGATTTCGCTTATTTTGATTGGAGCAATTTCGATCGTTATTATAATAGTGTTGATCGTTCTCCACCTCAAAAAAATCATTTAATTTAATTATTAACTTTAGACAAAATAACAATTTATTGTTTTAATTTTTTCGTCAAAATCTTTAACTTTTGATTTTGAAAAATGAAATTATGCCTGCAGCATTGTATATAGGTATAATTTTTTATTATTAAAGTTAAATATTGGAGAATTAATGGATAAAGGAAAAATTGTCAAATCGATTGCAGGTTTTTACGATGTTAAAAGTTTTAGCGACTCAAAAATCTATCGTGTTAGAGGAAGCGGAAAATTAAGACTTCTCGATATGAAACCTATCGTTGGAGATTTTGTTGAATTTGAACACAACGAGCTCATTCATCGAATAATGGGGCGAAAAAACTTCTTTATTAGGCCAAAAATTGCCAACGTTGACCAAGCAATTGTAGTAATGTCGCTAGTTGAACCAGATTTTAGTTCGCAACTTGTTGATAAATTTTTAATCATTATAGAAAATAAAAATGTTACGCCAATTATTGTTCTCACCAAAAAAGATTTAACTTCAAAGACCAAAATTGATTTTTACAAGGATCAAGGTTACACTGTTTATGAAATTAACTATGAAACCGAAGAAGGTTTCGATGATCTAAGAGAAATTTTTAGAAATAAAACGAGTTTTTTTGTCGGCCAAACTGGCGTTGGCAAAACAACTTTAATAAATTATCTAGCTAAAACAAGTTTTGAAACTCAAGCGATTTCTAAAGCCCTTAATCGTGGTAAGCATACCACCCGTGAAGTTAGCTTAATTGATTTTAATGGCGGCGAAATAATTGACACCCCAGGTTTTTCGTCAATTGAATTTGATCTCACGATTGACGAAATGCCAGTCGCTTTTAAAACCTTCAGAGAAGCTGCTAAGATGTGTAAATATCGAAGTTGTCGACACTACCAAGAAGCTGAAAGTGAATGTAACGTTAAGCAATTAGTTTTAAAAGGTATCATTAAGCAAGAACGTTATGATAACTATCGTAGTTTCTTAGAAAGACTACTTAAATAGGAGAAAAAATGCGAAAAATAAGTCCATCAATACTAGATGTTAAAAAAGAAAATTTAGTAAATTATGTTCAACAGCTAATCGACTGAGGCGTTGTAAATGTTCATTACGATGTTATGGACAATATTTTTGTGCCCAATGTTGCTTTGCAATATAAGGAAATTAAAGAAATTAAAGAAAAATGTTCCCGCCATATTATGGACATCCATCTAATGGTTAAAGACGTTTTTGGTTATTATGAAATGTATAAAAAGCTTGGCGATATCTTAACTTTTCATTTTGAAGCAATGTCACAAGATGATTTACAAAATTTAATTGCACTTGCTAAAAAAGATCAAACTAAATTAGGCCTTGCAATTAAACCTAATACGCCAGTGGAAGCAATCATCCCTTATCTTAAACATCTCTCTTTGTTGTTGATAATGAGTGTAGAACCTGGGTTTGGCGGCCAAAAATTTATTGAAAACAGCTATGACAAGGTAAAAAAACTTAGTGACTATATCAAACAAAATCATTTAGACTGCATTATTCAAATTGACGGCGGTGTTAATGATCAAAACATCAAGTACTGTTATGACGCTGGAGTTAATTTAGCAGTAGTTGGTTCGTTTTTGGTCAAAAATTTCAACCAAGAGGTTATAAAAAGCTTAATTAAATAGCTAACTTGGTTTGAATGAATTGTCTAAAACCATATAATCATATGTTTAATTTAGCAAGGGGGAGCTATGGGATTTTTTGATTGACGAGGCGGACAGCAAAAATTTGCTGGTGTTTCGGTTTATTTATATATTGCATTTTTCTTTTTAGCTTTTGTTGGCGCTTTTTTAATTTGAATTTTTAGGAAAGTTATTTACCAAAATTATCAAGCCAAAGTTAAAATCATGGGTTTGCAAAAAAGATATTTTTGGATGTTAGTTGGACTAATCATCTTACTTTTTATGACTATTCGTTCAATTATCATGGTCGTCATTCGCGTTCCGCGACTTTGAGAAGCAATTCCTTTACATTTGTGTAGGCTAATGATCATTTTTGTTGCATTTAGTTTAATATTCAACAATTTAAATTCAACTAAGTACTATGCACTATTAGCATTTGTAGGTACTATTGTCGCAATTTCAATTCCTGGTATGCATTTTGAAGATCCAAGAAAAGCGATGCCGTCTTATCCTGTAGGCTATGATAATTTCTTTTTCTGAGATTATATTCTAGCTCATTCGTTCTTATTGATAATGCCACTTTTAATGCTAATTTTTAACGATAAGAAGACTTACACTATTAAAGATAGTGGAATTAGCTTCGGCATTTCAGTTACGATTTTTCTAATAATCTTTGTGATTAATTTGCTTACTAACTTATATGCTCCTAACAATTGAAAGACTAACTTCTTTTATCTAGGTACAAATAAATTCAATATTTATTCAGAAACGATGGGTAAATTAACTGCGTGACCATTCCACTTATTCTCTTATTCACTTGCTTATCTAATATCAATGCCACTAATAACTTTACTGTTGGCTTTTCAAGATATGATTTTCATTGAAAAAATTGACGATAAAATGAAATTTAACTTCAAAAAAACCAACTTCTTAAGAGAGTTCTTTTTGAAAAAACCAAAACCAGATTTTGATCAAATGGTTGAATAAAAATATTAAAAAGAGCCATTAAAACCCGACCGTAGTTGTGATTAAAAAACCTTTAAAATGCAGCTTTTTGGTAGGGTTTTAGCTATAAAACAATGTTTTATACTTAAATAATGATAAAAAATAAACTATGTTTTTAGGCTATAAACTTGATGATAATTTATGCTTTTGTTTTTTTGATTGCCAAACTATCTTTTTTAGATGCATTTTGTATCAATTAAAATGCTATTTTTAATAAATTTATGTTAAATTTGGTAATTTTACTAGACAAACATTATGCAGGAGAAGAACAAATGAAGAAGAGTAAATTAAGCTTATTGCTAATTTCTTTGGGAACTATTTTTACTCCCTTGATTTCAGCATCATGCCAACATGAACAAAGCTTAGACGAGATTTTTAAAAAGGTTAAGTTAGACGTCGATAATAAAAATAAACTTACCGTAGATCAAGTACAAGAAAAAGATATTAAAGTTTCGGGCTTACCAAGCGAACAATATAAACTAAAAATTAATTCTCTAAGTAAAGGCGAAAATTCAATTAGTGTTTCGCTTACTTTAACCAACACAAAAACAAATGAATCTAAAGACTTTACTTACAAAATTGACGGTTTTAAAGAAAAATCTAAACCGGATGATAAGGAAAAAGATAAACCAGATCATAAACAAGATGACAACAAAGATGATCCTGGCAAGGAAAAAGATAATCCTAAAGATCAACCCGACGATAACAATAACAGCGAATTAAATAAAGAAACTATTATTAAAAAAATATTAGAAGCATTAGATCTAGACAAAACTAAAGCAATTTCTGAAAATAAGAGCAAGCTCGCTCCAACTAAAAAGGATAAGTTAGACCTAACTGAAGTTAATATTTTAAGTTATGACGATTCAAAAGGGTCGGGAGAAATTTCAGTATCCGGAAAATATGATGGTCATCAATTTAGTCAAGAAAAAATTACTCTAGAGGGCTTTGCAAAAACTCAAGTAGAAAATATTAGCCTTAAAAAAGTTGAACTAAATAAAGATAAATTAGTAGAAGACAAGAAAAAAGTAAGCGATCTTGAGAGTTTAGAGGGAAACGAATTACTTAAATATTTAAAACTTCAATTCCAAAAAAGCGATGGCATTGAATTAGATATCACGAATAGTGGAAGCTACGAAGTTGCTGATCTAAAAATAAAAAAACAACAACGCACTAATAAATATCAAGTGACCGGAACACTTTTTGCAAATATTAAAAAATTCGAAAACGGATTAGAAAAAATCGAAAAGGTTCAAGTTGCAACTATTAATTCTCAACTTTCAGGAGATGTCACATTAACTAATAAAGACATTTTAAATTCTTTACTAAAATTAGTTAAATCAAAAGGTGATACTTCTAAAACATATGCTTCTGAATATGCGGGCAATTTTAAATTAACAGTCCCTTTTCTTCATAACTTTTTGGAACTTGAAAAACAATATGAAGAGTATTTTGGCGAAGGAACAAGAGTTAAAATTGTTGAAGAGGCAGTCGGCGCTAATGACATTGATGGAAAATTGTATGTAACATATAAATTGGAGTATGAAGAAAATGGTGGAATAAAGCACGATTCAATCACGCAAAATATTGAATTAACTGGTTTTAAAAAAATTACCAATGATACATTAAGAGATTTTTTAATCACCAAAAAAAACGATAACAATGAGTGAAATACAATAAAGCAAGAAATTAAAAAATTATATAACGACAATAAAAACACCCTAAATTATGAAATCACTAGAAGTAATGTGTCAAATAACGAAGTTAAAAAAATATTCACAACTAATTCATGAGAAATCATAAAAAACAACGATGATCAAGATGCCACAACAAAATTTGATCATAAATATTGAATGATAAGTTATGGTGCAGAATCATTAGAACATAATTTCAAGCCTAATACATACATTTTGGAAAATGGCAAATTCCAAATTAGAACACTAAAAGTTAATTTGTCAAAGATTATTTTCTCTAAAAGTAATAATGGCGATATTTGAGCAAAAGCTATTTTTGATGCAACATTTGAGATAAATGCAAACGATGGTGCACAATCAAAAAATACAAAAATCGTGGAAATGCAACTTACTCACTCATTACTTAAAATCTAATTTTAAAAGGCTACCTCAAGGGCGGCCTTTTTATTTTTTATCCTTGGATATCAACGCCAATTGGGGCGTGATCTGAAATTTTTTTAGGTTCTAGGTAAGCTGATTTTAAGATTGATAGATAGGAATTAACTTGACTATCATTTTTTACATTTCAAAGGTCATATATAAATGCTTGATTTAGCAACAAATTTGTTTTATAAAAGATTTTGTCATATGGCTGCGAATATTGATTTGGAGTATCACTTAAAGAGGTTGAATTAGACAAATTATCATCAAATGCTTTAGTGTAATTATTTAAATTGCTAAATGCTATGCTTTCTTTATTAACTTTAATATTTGTATCACCGGCAAAAAAGATGTTTTTGCTTTGTGACATCGTTTCAAAAGTTAAAAGAACATTTGGCAATTGTTGAGCTTCAACGTATTCTTGCGCTCCCATTCCATGAATAGTTTGTTCCCCATTCTTAGCTCCAGGACTATCAAAATGGTCAAAAACAAATGTTAATTTATCTTTCTTCAATCTTGTTTTTCATTCAAATTGCGCACCAAAAGGTGGGCGAACATATTCTGCATTAGTTAATGGATGATGACTAAAACTACTTGTATAACTATAGCCAATTGTGTTATTTACAAAAGGCAAAGGTTTTAATTTATCGTTTTTGTATATTATACCTACATGTTCAGCTTGTCCTGGCGAAGCTTGTTTTCCTTTTAATTTTTGTGAACTTATATATTCATACGATTTTGTACCATGAATGGAATTTAAATGGTCAACAATACTTTGAATTGCGCTTGAATCCAAAACTTCTGTCAAACCGATTAAGTCATAGTCTAGCTTTTTGATAACTGCAGCAATTGACTTTAATTTATCATCTTTTTTATTAGAAGCCTTTAATATATTTCAATGCCCTCATCGTAAATCATTTGCCATTTTTGCTCTTGGACTAAGAGTTGCATTAAATGAGGTTTGATTTTGTGTTTCTTTTTGAGTGCTATTGGGTTTTGCGCTTATTTGTGTAGTTGCAATAGTAAACGTTGTCACTGCTGAACTTAATATTAATAAAATTTTCTTTTTCATAACAAACGCATTATAAATATATAAAAAATAAATGACTAAAAAGTTTTTTATTTTTCTGATTTTAACATTTGTTTTAACAAAAAAATATCTAAAATTCAGCATTAATAACTTAAAAATAGGATAATTTAAACGCAGTGAAATATCGCCTTTGAAAAAATAGATAGTTAATTTGCAAAAATAAGCCGTTAATACGCGTGAAATATGTAGTTTATATGCAATTTGTGCCACAATTTGCATTTTTTTTTTTTTGTTTGTATAATTCGGCCTGTTGTTTTTCTAAAAAACAATTCTCGCTACTGCAATTTTTAAAAAATTATATATAAGGATAGTTATTTTTAACTATTTAAAATAGGAGAAATAGAAAAATCTATTTATTATGAGCAATTCAAAGAAAAAAAAGATCGCAATCGCTACGCTTGCTATTGCGACTACACTTTTAGCAGCCGGAACTATTTCCGGCGTTATATATTCAAAATATTCAAAGCGTAATAATTCAATTAACCCCGAAGTACATATTGCTGAAAAAGAAAAAAAGATCCTAGAAGCATTACGTAAAAATATTGAAAAAGTTACAAAAAACCTTAAAGTTACTTCAAAAGCAATGAATCAATTGGATGAAGCTGGACCAAAACAAACGGATTTAAGCAAAACATTAGAAGATTTAAGTTTGCAATTAAAAGAAGCTAATGAAATTAAAAAAGAAGCTCAAAATGCTAAAAAAGAAAATGAATTAAAAGCTGAACTTGACGATCTTGACGATGCAATTAAAAATGCTACATTAGCCAAACAAAAAGTTGAAGCTAAAATTTCAGAATCAGACATCAAAATCAAAAAGCAAATCAACGACTACGAAAAAGACTTAGAAAAACTTAACCGTGAAGTCGAAAATAGCTTTATTAATAAGAACTTAAATGTGCTTTTAAAAACAATTGAAAAATTACTTAAACTACAAGAAAATGCTAACAATATTAAAAGTTTAACTAGCGCTATTGAATCAAAATACAAAAATGAAGCTGCTGCTCTTTTTGAAAAAGTAAAAGATGCTATTTTTAATGCTAAGAAAAAACAATTTGAACTTGAATTAGCTCTTAAAACCGAAAAAACAATCTTTGACGAACTAGAAAAGAAAATCAAAGAATATGACAGCAATCTAACTGACGCACAAAATGACGCTAGCAATGCTTTAACTTATGATAGCAAAAAAGAAAAATATCAAATCCTAGGTCGCACCATTGAAAGTATTAAAGAATATATTAGAGAACTAGAAGAACAAACAAAAGCACTAAAAGATCAAAACAATAAAAAAGCCATTGATAGTCAAATCAAGGCTTTAAATCAAAAATTAGATGAAACCAAAGTCGAATTAACAACTAAAAATAAACAATTAGCAGCCGAAAAAGAAAACAATGACAAAATCACTAAAAATAGTTTGGACAATGCTGACGATGCTATTAAAAAAGCAAATGATGCTATTGATAGTATTGATAATAAAAGCGCAGCCATCGAAGAGGCTGAACTCGCTTTAAATAATGCGAAAAATGACCTTGAAAATAAAAAAAGCACTTTAGTTGGCGATAGTGAAAATCAAACTAAAATCGATAAAAAAATTAGTGAAATTACTAAAAAACAACAAGAACTTGAAGAAGCTAAAATAAAACAAAAACAATCCGAAAACGAACTTGCAACTAACTTGGCAGAACAAGCTATTCAATTGCAAACCGAACTTGAAAAATTAGTTAAAGAACTTAAAGATAAAGTGACATTTTTGGATATTGAATCAAAAGCTGATGAAATTGAAAATAAAGTTAAAAACATTGAGGACACTTTTTTAAAAAGTGACGGAAAAGCCGATAAACTAAAAAATCACGATCACTTAAAAGACGCTTATGAAAAGTTGTTAGAAGCCAAAACGAATGCTATAGAAGCGGCTACAAAGGCTAAGGAAAAAGTTAAAACTGATCGAAAAGAATTAGAAACTCGCTATGAATCATTAAAGTCCGAAGAAAACAAATTGCAAGAAGCTCTAAAAAATGCTAACAACGATACTCAAAAATTAAACGAAATAATTAATGATATCGAAGGAGACAAAAAACTTCTAGAGCAAGTGCAAAAATTAATTGACGATATTAATAAAGTCAATCTTAATTCAGAAGTTTTAGTTAACACGGAAGAGTTACAAAATGATTTAAAATCCATTTTAACTCAAGCAAAATTTGATTTGGCAGGTAAAGAGGGAAAAATCAAATTATTAAATAATGAACTAGAAGAAAAAACTAACGAACTATCTTCTCAAGCCTCTACAACAAATAGTATTGTCAAAGAAAATGTCGATGATCTTGAAAATGCTATTGAAAAACTAAAAAGAGTCAAAGGCAACGCAGACGAATTTAAGAACGGCCTTGAAGATAAAAGACAAGAAAATGATATTAAAACGAAAACCCAAGAAAAATATGAAGCTCTTGAAAAAGCAATTAGCGATGCTCAAACTAAAATTAGCGAAAAAGAAGCTGAATTAGAAGAACAAAAAGACAAAAACAAAACAGAAATTGTTGATCCAACTATTGAAAAAGCTACAAAGTCCATTAATGAACTTGAAAAAAGTGACGATATTTCTACAATTAAAAAAGCATTGAGTGAAGCAAATAAAACGATAAAAACAATAAATGAATCTCAAAATAAACTAACTAAAGATAGTAAAAACAAAAATCTTGTAGATGAAAAACTAAAAGAACTTGAGAAAAAAATTCAAAAAAAGCAAGAAAAACTTAACGAATTAACCGCGGCTGAAGATACTATGGTTCAAAAAATAGAAAGAGAACTAACAAAAATCAAAGAAGAATTAGAAGCCGCTAATAGTGTCGCTAACAATGCTGAAGGAATTGACGCTAAAGATGCAGCAAACACGAAATTAGAAGAAGCAATTCAAAATGCAAAAAATAGTTTAACTAACCAAACTACAATTGCTAATAGTTTAAAAGAAGAAGATAAAAAGGCAAAATCTCTTGCTAAAATTGGCGAATTAACAAAGCAAATTGAAAATACATATGAAAATAATTTAAATGCGTTGAAAACAAAAAACAAACGCGACAAAGAGACAAATAATTCAAAAGTGCAAGAAGCTAAAGAAGAATTAAAAATCTTGTTGAATTCGGCTGATGAATTGATTGCTAAGTCTAATGATAATTTGGACAAAAATCAAGCTCTTGAGGAAATTAAAAATAAATTGCTTGAACAACAAGGAAAATTAAATAATCTTAAAAATGTCTTAGTTGGTGATTCTGAAAATCAAGTCAAAGTTGATCAAGAAATTACAAAAGTAAATAATAAGTTAAAAGATATTACTGAAGAAATAAAAAAAGAAAGTGAATTTGAAAGTCAAGTAAGGGCACTTCTTCAAGAAATTAAAGAACATTCTAAGTTACTTTTAGAGCAACTTTCTAAATTAAAAGAAAGCGAAAATAATGTCAATGAATTAGAAGCGCAAAATAATACTCTTCTAGAAAAAATTAATTCTCTAAAAGAATTTCAAAATAGTGAAAACGTTATTAAATTCAAAGATTTAGAGAAAGTAAAAACCGAATTAAATTATTTGGATGCGAACTTAAAAAAATCAGAAGTTGTCAACAACTTAACTAAAGAAGTGGTTGTTCACTATAAAAAATTAAAATTTTATAAAAAACATTTAGAAGAAAAATTTGAAGATTTTGAAACTATAAAAAATGACGAAAACAATTTGTTAGATATTCAACAAATGTTAAAAATCATAGATAAAGATGTTCAAGAAATGAACTCTTATTTATCAAAAACGCAAGATTTCATTAATAATGATGATGATAATGAATATATTTCCCCTAAAAGGATATTAGAAAAAGAATTAAACGACTTGAGAAAAAACTCATCATTGCAAAAAATTTACTTAGATTTCTTTAAAGCTACAAATAAATTTTTAGAAGATGTTATTGATGACGTTGAAAAGATTTTAAAAAATCAAGGGGGTTATTTGTTTGTAAGTAAAAATATGATAGTTTTTTCTGACAAACTAAAAAAATGATATGAAATTTCAAATTTCGTTAATAAAAATATTGGCTTAGATGAATATAATTCACACGATGAATTAGAACCAGAGCTAAGTTCTCTAAAAAGTAACATTAACCAAAAATATAAAATTGACAATGCAAGAAATTCATTCACACGAAAAGCAATATTAGATAAAGTATTACATATTTGAGCAGATCGTGTTGAACCTAGCGTTAGAGAAAACCTAAAAAAGAGATTAAGAACTTTCGACTTAAACAAATTTAAAAAAGAATTTGAAGACATGTCAGAAGATACAAAAAAAGATAAATTAGAAGAACTACTTGAAATATTGGAATTTATTGATTCGAATTCCACTGAAGAAACAAAGAAAATTTGGCCACTTTATCTTCCACAATTTATACCAGTTAAAACAGCACTAAAAGATTTGCTATGCACATTCACTAACGATTAAGTTTTACTTATTCAAGATGATTAAAATAAAACGCTTTTTTAATAAAAATGATGCCCCGCTTGCTAGCGGGGCAATTATTATTTTTGTATTACATAAACACTATTACTATTCAAAGATCGCTTTTTCAAAGTCAGTTTTAGGTTGAAATACTTCGGGAGCGTCATAGTAATGTATCAAATAATTCGCTGCTCTTATTAATAAAGATTTAAATCATTTTATAGTCTTAACATCTTCGTCGGCACCAAAAAACTTCTCTACACTATTCACCGGTCCATAAGGATCAACGGTACTAGGTCGAGAAGTTTTGAATTCAGCTTTCATTGTTTTAGATAGTAACACCGCCTTATCTCACAATGCTTGGAATTTTAAATCTTGGCTAACAAAATATGAGAGTTCATTATCAGCACTTTTCATGATGTCATCTAAAATATTAATGTTTCTTTTGATTTGTTCAACGTTATTTGGCTCTTTACGTTGAATGTCAAGAACAACTTTTAATTTAAGAAACATCATTTTAAAAATATCATCATGTTTTTCAATGCCTTCATATTCTTCTAAAATATTAAAAGCGTGTTGATAAAATTCGTTAAGTTTCGATCTAAATTGTGCAATCACTTCTTTAGTTTTGTCATTTTCATTAGTTAAACGAATTATTTTATCAAGCTCATTAAGAGTTACAACTTCATTTTTTACCGCTTTTAACGAGGGAAGATTTGGACGTTTGGGATTTGGAACCCTAAGTTTCATGCTTACTAGTGGCATTGTCCCTAAAAAACTTGCTCCAGCGGTAGCAAAAGCTATTAATAGTTTCCTGTTTTTCATTTTTATTACCTTTTTATTTATTACCTTATTTTCAAATTGTGTGTTGTTTTTATTCAACACATGCAAATTTTATTTTGAAATCTTTTCAAAAAAAATGATAAATTTATAAATTTTCATGTTGATAATCATTTTTCTTATTTTTTTATGGAGGTTAAAGTAATCAAAAATGTCAATTATGATAGAATTTTAGAGCAACTTTTTTAACCACTATAAACTTTATTTTTTATAATCAACATCCATTGAATTATTTTTTCCATAATTAGCTATTCTAAAAACGTCTTTATTTAAGGCAAAAAATTAAAAAGCATTCAAGATGAATCCCTTGAATACTAATATTTGTTTAGAATAGGCTATTTTGATTAGTTTCATCTAATTCATCTAGAATGCCTAATAGTTTTAGTTGCGAAGCAATTTTTGAATTTACTTTGGTGCGTTTTTCAAAATCTTCAACTGATAGAAATTCATGTTCATTTCTGGCTTGAATAATAGAATCGGCTACGGTTTC from the Metamycoplasma arthritidis genome contains:
- a CDS encoding endonuclease/exonuclease/phosphatase family protein, with translation MKKKILLILSSAVTTFTIATTQISAKPNSTQKETQNQTSFNATLSPRAKMANDLRWGHWNILKASNKKDDKLKSIAAVIKKLDYDLIGLTEVLDSSAIQSIVDHLNSIHGTKSYEYISSQKLKGKQASPGQAEHVGIIYKNDKLKPLPFVNNTIGYSYTSSFSHHPLTNAEYVRPPFGAQFEWKTRLKKDKLTFVFDHFDSPGAKNGEQTIHGMGAQEYVEAQQLPNVLLTFETMSQSKNIFFAGDTNIKVNKESIAFSNLNNYTKAFDDNLSNSTSLSDTPNQYSQPYDKIFYKTNLLLNQAFIYDLWNVKNDSQVNSYLSILKSAYLEPKKISDHAPIGVDIQG
- a CDS encoding serine/threonine-protein kinase, with translation MAGAKENKNLTKHFKIIKQIGRGGFGTVFSAVHRASGKKFAVKVLTINGPRQQIVYKRFENEIKVIKRIKSKNVVRLFGHYITPKESYMAMELVEGTDLKTQISKKRKIPLEEAIEYAKEICNGLIDIHKENVVHRDLKPSNILITYDGTIKLIDFGISLGDDSLRLTDERKLIGSVQYVSPELVLKQAEPSPQSDIYALGIVLYEMLTGKAPFTGSDHQTIALSHTKREIPRLEQVNVLVPQAVENIIIKCTAKNPDDRYVSCVELYEDLSTCLSQKRANEPRLIIGKSSKKEAFIKKVNSKAMTISLILIGAISIVIIIVLIVLHLKKII
- a CDS encoding ribulose-phosphate 3-epimerase; its protein translation is MRKISPSILDVKKENLVNYVQQLIDWGVVNVHYDVMDNIFVPNVALQYKEIKEIKEKCSRHIMDIHLMVKDVFGYYEMYKKLGDILTFHFEAMSQDDLQNLIALAKKDQTKLGLAIKPNTPVEAIIPYLKHLSLLLIMSVEPGFGGQKFIENSYDKVKKLSDYIKQNHLDCIIQIDGGVNDQNIKYCYDAGVNLAVVGSFLVKNFNQEVIKSLIK
- a CDS encoding YwaF family protein, which produces MGFFDWRGGQQKFAGVSVYLYIAFFFLAFVGAFLIWIFRKVIYQNYQAKVKIMGLQKRYFWMLVGLIILLFMTIRSIIMVVIRVPRLWEAIPLHLCRLMIIFVAFSLIFNNLNSTKYYALLAFVGTIVAISIPGMHFEDPRKAMPSYPVGYDNFFFWDYILAHSFLLIMPLLMLIFNDKKTYTIKDSGISFGISVTIFLIIFVINLLTNLYAPNNWKTNFFYLGTNKFNIYSETMGKLTAWPFHLFSYSLAYLISMPLITLLLAFQDMIFIEKIDDKMKFNFKKTNFLREFFLKKPKPDFDQMVE
- the rsgA gene encoding ribosome small subunit-dependent GTPase A encodes the protein MDKGKIVKSIAGFYDVKSFSDSKIYRVRGSGKLRLLDMKPIVGDFVEFEHNELIHRIMGRKNFFIRPKIANVDQAIVVMSLVEPDFSSQLVDKFLIIIENKNVTPIIVLTKKDLTSKTKIDFYKDQGYTVYEINYETEEGFDDLREIFRNKTSFFVGQTGVGKTTLINYLAKTSFETQAISKALNRGKHTTREVSLIDFNGGEIIDTPGFSSIEFDLTIDEMPVAFKTFREAAKMCKYRSCRHYQEAESECNVKQLVLKGIIKQERYDNYRSFLERLLK
- a CDS encoding lipoprotein 17-related variable surface protein, whose amino-acid sequence is MKKSKLSLLLISLGTIFTPLISASCQHEQSLDEIFKKVKLDVDNKNKLTVDQVQEKDIKVSGLPSEQYKLKINSLSKGENSISVSLTLTNTKTNESKDFTYKIDGFKEKSKPDDKEKDKPDHKQDDNKDDPGKEKDNPKDQPDDNNNSELNKETIIKKILEALDLDKTKAISENKSKLAPTKKDKLDLTEVNILSYDDSKGSGEISVSGKYDGHQFSQEKITLEGFAKTQVENISLKKVELNKDKLVEDKKKVSDLESLEGNELLKYLKLQFQKSDGIELDITNSGSYEVADLKIKKQQRTNKYQVTGTLFANIKKFENGLEKIEKVQVATINSQLSGDVTLTNKDILNSLLKLVKSKGDTSKTYASEYAGNFKLTVPFLHNFLELEKQYEEYFGEGTRVKIVEEAVGANDIDGKLYVTYKLEYEENGGIKHDSITQNIELTGFKKITNDTLRDFLITKKNDNNEWNTIKQEIKKLYNDNKNTLNYEITRSNVSNNEVKKIFTTNSWEIIKNNDDQDATTKFDHKYWMISYGAESLEHNFKPNTYILENGKFQIRTLKVNLSKIIFSKSNNGDIWAKAIFDATFEINANDGAQSKNTKIVEMQLTHSLLKI